Part of the Elusimicrobiota bacterium genome is shown below.
GGAGTTCCCACCAGCCCAGATACCAGGCGATGCGCGAGTTGGTCTGGTGGTCCATCAGGTAGTGGCCCTGGAGAAGGTTTTTGGCGTCGTTCAGTTCGTCCTCCGAGGGTTTCCGGGAAACGAAATCCGCGACCACCGAGTGAATTTTCTTTTCCGCCAGGTCCAGGTTCTTGGGGTCGGTCCCGGCGTAAATGACGAGCGCGCTTCCGGCGGCCCGGGAGGCGTAGAAGGACGACACCTCGTAGGCCAGCCCCGCCCGCTCCCGAACGACGGTAAAGAGGGGCGAGCTCATGCCCGCGCCCAAAAGCGCGTTGATGAGTTTGATTTTGGGATACCGGGCGTCCGTCACGGGCGCGCCGGGGAAACCGAGCATGACGTACCCCTGCTCAAAATTTCGTTTCTCCTCGACCGCGCGGGACTGGGCCGGGTAGGTCACCGGGCCCGCCACCGTCGGGGCCGAGGAAGCCTCGGCGCGCCAGCGGGACGCCAGGCCCTCCACCCACTTTTCGGTTTCGGCGGCGTCCAGGGGGCCCACGGTCACCAGCACCGCGCCCCGGGGCGACAGCCGCGCCGCGTGCCACTTCACCAACTCCTCCCGGCTGAGGGCTTTGACCGTTTTCTCGGTGCCTTCGTCGGGCCGGCCGTACGCGTGGTCGCCGAAAAGCTCCCGGCGGAACCGTTCCTCGGCCACGTTGAAAATATGTTCGTGCCGGGTGCGGATGGAGTTCAAGAGCGCCTCCCGCTCCTTTTCGATTTCGTCGGCCGGCAGGGTGGGGTGAAACACGATGTCCTCGAAGAGTTCCCGGGTTTGGGGCCAGTTGTCGGCGATCACCTGCCCGCCGACGGCCACGAAATCCTCCTGGGCGTCGATGCCGAAGGCCGCCCCCAGGGATTCCATTTGCTGGGCGATCTGGAGGGCGTTGCGCGTGGGCGTGCCTTTGATCCACACGGCCGAGAGCAGGCGCGTGACCCCGGCCCGGTCGGCGGGCTCCACGGCGTCGCCGCCCGGCAAAAACAGCTCGGCCGCGACGATGCGGTTGTGGGTGACGGTCCGGTGGATCCAGGTCAGCCCGTTGTCGAACCGGCGGACCCGGGGGGCCTCAACGGCGGCGGCGGGAGCGGACATAAGACAGACCAGCAGTAAAAATCGTTTCACGGGGGTTCAGCGGCCTCCTCCGGCGGGACGGGGTTTGACGACGACCCCGGAGAGGGGCCGGCCCAGGGAGTATTTCGAGAGGGCCCGGCCGAGGTCCGCCGCGGTCACCCGGTCCAGTTTGGTCAAATAGGTTTCCAAGACTTCGGGCGCGCCGAGCACGGTGTAGAAGCCCCACTGGGAGGCCTGGCCGTGGTAGGTTTCCTGGCCGAAGAGCCAGGAACTGCGGATCTGGGCCTTGGCGCGGTCCACCTCGTCGGGGGTGAACCCGTTGAACTCCACGTCGCCCAACAGGAAGAACACGTCGTTGGGCAGGGAATTGGTTTTTTCCGGCGGGCATTCGGCGAAAATCCCGAAGGCGCCCGAACCCGAATGGGTGATGAAGCTCGCGCTGATGGACCAGACCTGCCGTTTTTCCTCCCGCAGCTTCTGGTAGAGGCGGGAGCTTTGCCCGCCGCCCAGGGCCGTCGACAGCACGTCCATGACCACCTGGTCCGGGTCTTTCAACGTGGGCCCCACGAACCCC
Proteins encoded:
- a CDS encoding insulinase family protein encodes the protein MKRFLLLVCLMSAPAAAVEAPRVRRFDNGLTWIHRTVTHNRIVAAELFLPGGDAVEPADRAGVTRLLSAVWIKGTPTRNALQIAQQMESLGAAFGIDAQEDFVAVGGQVIADNWPQTRELFEDIVFHPTLPADEIEKEREALLNSIRTRHEHIFNVAEERFRRELFGDHAYGRPDEGTEKTVKALSREELVKWHAARLSPRGAVLVTVGPLDAAETEKWVEGLASRWRAEASSAPTVAGPVTYPAQSRAVEEKRNFEQGYVMLGFPGAPVTDARYPKIKLINALLGAGMSSPLFTVVRERAGLAYEVSSFYASRAAGSALVIYAGTDPKNLDLAEKKIHSVVADFVSRKPSEDELNDAKNLLQGHYLMDHQTNSRIAWYLGWWELLGKGLAYDVQYPADIGAVTAEDLHREAQALFARPSVTVRVRNGGR